In one window of Macrotis lagotis isolate mMagLag1 chromosome 5, bilby.v1.9.chrom.fasta, whole genome shotgun sequence DNA:
- the NCR3 gene encoding natural cytotoxicity triggering receptor 3 — MPCCRTEKPHSIEVLVKGEERKEGSSSLSVFQPPRIQVQKGGSVSLSCLFSISHKGSAIDFTTWYNDVATLDREVNNKTLVFRGRLVFSDQAQFLWDQMVELQIRDIRIYNAGLYLCKMDVLGLGIGTGEGTKLVVKEGSPWPKVFLLFLPTALYIFSLAFVVIGTTLYKRQMSNDINGSPLPEYSVTSFSVLKMRCDTWNFTSEN; from the exons ATGCCCTGCTGTAGGACAGAAAAGCCACATTCTATAGAAGTCCTAGTTAAaggtgaggaaagaaaagaag gttcctcttctctttctgtcttccagCCCCCCAGGATTCAGGTCCAGAAGGGTggctctgtctccctctcctgCCTGTTCAGCATCAGTCATAAGGGCTCTGCCATTGATTTTACCACCTGGTACAATGATGTGGCAACCCTAGATAGGGAGGTGAATAACAAGACACTGGTATTCAGGGGTCGACTAGTCTTTTCTGATCAAGCCCAATTCCTCTGGGACCAGATGGTGGAGCTACAGATAAGGGACATCAGAATATACAATGCTGGCCTCTACCTATGCAAGATGGATGTATTGGGATTAGGGATCGGGACTGGAGAAGGTACCAAGCTGGTGGTAAAGGAAG GCTCTCCTTGGCCAAAGGTGTTTCTACTTTTCCTACCGACAGCCCTTTACATTTTCAGCCTGGCTTTTGTGGTGATAGGAACCACATTGTACAAGAGACAAATGAGTAACGATATAAATGG GTCTCCATTGCCAGAGTACTCTGTTACCTCTTTCAGTGTCCTGAAAATGAGGTGTGACACCTGGAACTTCACAAGTGAAAACTAA